The genomic window AATGATCGACGAGCGCACCTGGATCGTCCGCGTGCAGCACAAGCCGCTGGTCGACTGGATCTGGTGGGGCTGCCTGCTGATGGCCGTCGGCGGCCTGCTCGCCGCGACCGACCGCCGCTACCGCGTCGCCCGCCGGCTGCAGCGCGAGCGCGCCGCGGCGCTGGCCTCGGCGTAAGGGGGAGCGCATGCGACGCTTCCTGCTGCCGCTCGGCATCTTCATCGTCCTCGTCGGCTTTCTCGCGGTCGGCCTGCGGCTGAATCCGCGCGAGGTGCCGTCGCCGTTCATCGGCAAGCCGGCGCCGGCCTTCTCGGTGCCACAGCTGCACGCCGCCGAGCACAGCATCGCGCCCGCCGACATGCTCGGCAAGGTCTGGCTGCTCAACGTCTGGGCCTCATGGTGCGTGTCCTGCCGCCAGGAGCACCCGGTGCTGATGGATCTGGCGGCGCGCAAGCTGGTGCCGATCGTCGGCCTCGACTACAAGGACGAGCGCGCTGCCGGCATCGCCTGGCTGCGCGAACACGGCGACCCCTACCTGCTGTCGGCCTACGACCGCGACGGCCGCATCGGCATCGACTACGGCGTCTACGGCGTTCCCGAGACCTTCGTCGTCGACAAGGCGGGGGTCATCCGCTACAAGCATATCGGGCCGCTGACGCAGAAGGCGGTCGACGAAAAAATTGTGCCGCTGGTAAAGGAGCTGAACGGTGCGTAACTGGTTTGCTGCGATTTTCCTGACCCTGGCCGCGGCCGGCGTCGGTGCTGCGGAGGCCGTGCCGGCCGCCGCCGACCCGGTGCTCGAGGCGCGCGTGCAGAAGCTCGCCGAGGAGCTGCGCTGCCTGGTCTGCCAGAACCAGAACCTGGCCGACTCGCACGCCGAGCTGGCGATCGACCTGAAGAACCAGGTGCGCGAGATGCTGAAGCAGGGCAAGTCGGACAAGGAGATCGCCGACTACATGGTCCAGCGCTACGGCGACTTCGTGCTCTACCGGCCGCCGGTGAAGACGACCACGCTGCTGTTGTGGGGCGGGCCGTTCGTGCTTTTCGCCGGCGGCCTGGGCGTGCTCTTTTTCAACCTCCGGCGCCGGCGCAATGTTGGCGCGGCGCCGCTGTCGCAGGCCGAGCACGCCGCCGCGCTGCGCCTGCTCGAAGAAAAGAAGGAGGGCGCATGACCCTGTTCGTGATTCTCGCCGGCCTGCTCACGGTCGGCATCCTCGGGGCGCTGCTCCATCCGCTGCTGCGCGGCCGGCGCGGCAAGGTCGTGGAGACGGCCGAGGTGCGCGCGCTCAACCTCGCCATCCTGCGCGAGCAGATGGCGGAGCTGGAGCGCGACCACGCCGCCGGTCAGCTGGCGCCGGAAGCCTACGAGAAGGCCCGCCAGGAGATCGAGCGGCGCGTGCTCGAGGACGCTGCCGGCGAAACCGTGCCGGCGGAAGAGGGCGGGCGCCGCCCGCTGCTCGCCGGTGCGCTCGGCAGCGGCGTCGCGGCGCTGATCGTCGGCCTCTACGTGTTGCTCGGCACGCCCGAGGCGATGACCGGCGCCAGGCCG from Azospira restricta includes these protein-coding regions:
- a CDS encoding cytochrome c-type biogenesis protein, translating into MRNWFAAIFLTLAAAGVGAAEAVPAAADPVLEARVQKLAEELRCLVCQNQNLADSHAELAIDLKNQVREMLKQGKSDKEIADYMVQRYGDFVLYRPPVKTTTLLLWGGPFVLFAGGLGVLFFNLRRRRNVGAAPLSQAEHAAALRLLEEKKEGA
- a CDS encoding DsbE family thiol:disulfide interchange protein translates to MRRFLLPLGIFIVLVGFLAVGLRLNPREVPSPFIGKPAPAFSVPQLHAAEHSIAPADMLGKVWLLNVWASWCVSCRQEHPVLMDLAARKLVPIVGLDYKDERAAGIAWLREHGDPYLLSAYDRDGRIGIDYGVYGVPETFVVDKAGVIRYKHIGPLTQKAVDEKIVPLVKELNGA